TTATTGCCCAGGCACAAGGCTGCTGCACCCCTGCATCTCAAAGTCGCCAAAAAAGCAGAGTAGGGCTCAAGCCAGAGCAGATCAATGTGACCAACGGTCATCGGTTCATCTCATCAGCCTGTGTGTGGTGGTCGCTGCCGAAAGTTTTCGCTTTCATATCCATTCCACTGTCTCTGGTGACTAACCGGATTTCTGGAGAAAGCATGCACATTGCACATAGACTCTGTACTAGTAGTACTGACATCTAGTACGAGCCAAATTTTGGCCAGAAATGGAGTGAAGGACTCGCCCAATACGGCAACTTGTTCGGTCCTGTGTATACGTTCAGACAAGTAAATTCCACTGTGAAGGAGTGGAATAGAACCAACGCTCCTTTCAGTTAAAGGAATAGACACACTGGAACAATTATGAAAAGTTTCTAACAAAGGTTCAAGGAACCACTACGTTGCAAACACAGCAATATTATCTGAATCCAAAAATATCCAGCGCCGGGTTTGACGTTCAAAGCCATTGCGCCAAGTGACACAATTGATTCAGCAACACCAGTCCACAGAGCACCACAGAAGTGATTTGATCGAAATACACCACAcagccacacacacacacacacacacgcgcaGAGTCGAGACACTGTCTGTTAATACTGACACTGTTACAACAACGGACTCCGGTGATCCGCCTATCTTACATGGCATACCTTTGAGTCCAGGTCCTCGCGGTACTTTCATACTTGTGCCGGTCCGTCTTGTACATGTGGGCGATCTCAGGAACCAGAGGATCGTCAGGGTTGGGGTCAGTCAGCAGGGAGCAGATGGATAGCAACACCTGTAAGTAGACAGAGTATGTGCAGATGTTCTTGAGGGATTTGTTCAGTTCACAACCCTACAGACAGGGACCAAGAAACTGCACCAGAGAGGAAATAGTGTACTAGGTCAGAAGAGCAACCTTGGAAATAGTTAGCGCAGGGCTCCATTGGTCCTTCAAGATGTCAAGGCAAATGCTCCCGTTGCTATTGACATTTGGATGGAATACCTTGGTACGGAATGCCACCTGCACATTGCATATCACAGATATTATACTTTGCGATCTGTTAATAATACCTTGCATTGTAGATTGCAGAGATATAGACTTTAGGCCGTATGCATCCtagatgcagaggccggaggtaataaagcttccaatttctaaaaaaataaatagatatTCCGTATGGCAAATGGACTTTCAGACTAAAACTTTCAAGTGAGCATACCAGAATTCATAGGcactactattttttttttcaaagagTTGTTTGTTCCTTCAGAATAAGCAGATGAAAAGCTCGGTGATTAATATGGGCATACAATTACTGCAAAACCGTTCTGTGGCTATAAACCACGAGCCAGAAAACATGTGTCTGCACTGCATAGATTACAAACTTTACGGGAAATCGGGAACACAACTGAAGTAGCATTATGGACACTGCAGCTATGCTTATGCAAAACTAGAGGTACGCTTCGCCACCTCCATGGATAAGAATACTTGAAGCCCTAGCTTACTGTAACGCAAATCAAATCCACCTTAATTGCTCAATTTCACCATTCAGAACCACTTTACATGAAGTAGCTTCAATACTTAAGTGTTCATCCTAAACCATCGAATATGTTCAGCAAGTGTGCGTACCGGCTTGGTATCCGACAGACTAGCTATTGCACAATAGTTCTTAGCAGAGCTTCTAAATCTACCACACATATGAAACTCATTTAGGGTTctcaaagaaacaagaaaatccCAATGATGAAGCGAACCAATGAACTAAATAAAATTGTGAATCAGATCTACCAGAGATTCACTTTTAGACGTGGATTATGAAATGACCTCATACATATGGGTTGAAAATTTACATAATGTAAacgttttttttagagaaacaAGGAATTTCTGTCATTTCCGTGGGCCTCGAAATTTTGACTAAAATTTTAGGCCAGCACAAAATAGCTTATGTAAGCTTGTTATCCTAAAGCCCACCATGTCGCTTTCGTTTTTTGAATGAGAACCGAGTAATTGGTGGAATTCAAACATCAAAATCCGGAATagtttctgaaatttttgtgggtactgaatttttttccaaaacGAAATTGTAAACCTTATGCCAAGTACCTTTGGTGGTTTGAAAGGATAATCAGGAGGGAAGTGGATAGTAACAAGGAAAACTCCACCAGCATATGGGCTGTCAGAAGGACCCATTATTGTTGCCTGCCAATGGAACATATCTTCACCCACAGGACCTGTTAAATAGTACATGTCATCGTCAGTAATAAATGTGAATTTTTCTTTGCGGAGAATAAGAAATGTGATTTGAGTGAATAAGGTTCGAGATTACAATCCTTTGCATCAGGACCATCTTATCTAGTAGACAGAGGATCTAGGTTAACATTTTTGACAGGAAATGACCTTGTAAGACAATATAAGTATTAACCAAGGTACAAATTGAAAAAGGACGAAAAACCAGTATCCATCCTTCTAGGAACAGTTTATCTAAGATTTATTGCTTGGCCCAAGAGCAATTGCAAAGACTCCTGTGGTACTTTGAAATAAACTGTAACTTGATATTTCTCCTCAGATTTTGTGCACTTGATGAAATTTTCAACTCTTCCTTTACATTAATGTGCATGGTGCATTGCCTAGTACAAAGGATTGCATAAATTCTAGCACACCTTGTGAAAGAATAGGTAATGTAAAATAGTAGGAAAATTTTTACAACAGGAAAGTT
The Brachypodium distachyon strain Bd21 chromosome 2, Brachypodium_distachyon_v3.0, whole genome shotgun sequence genome window above contains:
- the LOC100840731 gene encoding ubiquitin-conjugating enzyme E2 5A, whose translation is MASKRIQKELKDLQKDPPTSCSAGPVGEDMFHWQATIMGPSDSPYAGGVFLVTIHFPPDYPFKPPKVAFRTKVFHPNVNSNGSICLDILKDQWSPALTISKVLLSICSLLTDPNPDDPLVPEIAHMYKTDRHKYESTARTWTQRYAM